A region of the Candidatus Cloacimonas sp. genome:
TCTATGCAAACCAAAGTTAATACCGTTAACTGTGTTGGAGTTATGGGTAAAGGAATAGCAAAACTTTTTAAACTGCAATATCCGGAAATGTATGAAGATTATGTAGATAGATGTAAAGCAGGAGAAGTTCAAGAAGGCATTCCCTATCTCTATAAAGATATTTTTGGCAATCAGATATTGAATTTCCCTACTAAAAAACATTGGAAGGATTTATCTAACCTTGAAAGCATTAGCAAGGGACTGGATTATTTTATCCAACATTATCACGACTGGGATATTAATTCCATTGCATTTCCACCTTTAGGTTGTGGAAATGGAGGTCTATTATGGCAGCAGGTAGGTCCTGTTATGTATCAAAAGCTTTCTCAAATAGATATTCCGGTGGAAATTTATGCTCCCTACGGCACTGAAAGAAAGTATCTGACCCGGGAATTTTTATGCTCATCACCCGATTTATCTAAACCAGCCCAAACTTTAGATAGGGAAATATTACCTGGTTATATCGCCATTCTGGAAATTTTGTACCGTTTGGAAAAAATGAAATATACTGTGAATATTGGTTATACGATATTTCAAAAAATCTGTTATCTTTCGGATTTGGCAGGGATAGATACAGGACTTCAGTTTAAAAAAGGAAAATTCGGTCCTTATTCTCCAGATATAAATAAACTTCATCATTTACTTAGTAGGGAAAACCTAATATCTATTGCTTCCAAAGGTAACCAGATAGCCATTAAAACAGGAATTGAATACCCTAATCTCAGAATTAAAAGTAAATCAATAATCTCACAATATGAAAGTATTATTGCTAAAGTTGTTGACCTGTTCAGTAGAATAAAATCTACTAAACACGCTGAAGAAATCGGGACTATAATCTATGCTTTAGAAGAGCTTGCTCAAGGTAGTAAAACTAACCTCGTTTCGGAAATGGATTTTTACAATTATATTTTAAGCTGGAAAAAGCAATGGAACACTCCTGAAAAAAAGGAATCTATCGCCTATACTATCAGATATCTTGTTATTCAAGGATGGATAGATATTGCTTATAGCGAAGAACTACCGGTTGATTATTACTAAATAATGGTGGGGACTTTTCACCCTTTTTTAGGATGTTTTAACTCCCAATTTTTACCTGTTTTCAATGCAAACCATGCATTTCTTGAAAATCAAATAGGAATATTCTTTATTTACTGGAAGAATTGGCTAACTCAAATAAAAACCTGCCATTAGAAAATTGAATAAATATCAATCCCAAAGAGAACCCGTAATTTTCTCAATAAAACTCCAATATGACTCCCGTATCGTTCCGGTATCGTGATATGGGAACGATACGGGAATCTCATTAACCGCGTATCGCAAATAAGAAGGATTTGTTACATAACTATTTTTGGGATGGGAAAAAAAGGTGAGGCAAATATTTATTTAAGAGAGCTTGCCTGCTATTAGCAAATGTTTTATTATGCTTTTAAGAGAGCATTATCA
Encoded here:
- a CDS encoding macro domain-containing protein, which translates into the protein MIKVLTGDILSSSMQTKVNTVNCVGVMGKGIAKLFKLQYPEMYEDYVDRCKAGEVQEGIPYLYKDIFGNQILNFPTKKHWKDLSNLESISKGLDYFIQHYHDWDINSIAFPPLGCGNGGLLWQQVGPVMYQKLSQIDIPVEIYAPYGTERKYLTREFLCSSPDLSKPAQTLDREILPGYIAILEILYRLEKMKYTVNIGYTIFQKICYLSDLAGIDTGLQFKKGKFGPYSPDINKLHHLLSRENLISIASKGNQIAIKTGIEYPNLRIKSKSIISQYESIIAKVVDLFSRIKSTKHAEEIGTIIYALEELAQGSKTNLVSEMDFYNYILSWKKQWNTPEKKESIAYTIRYLVIQGWIDIAYSEELPVDYY